A section of the Pimelobacter simplex genome encodes:
- a CDS encoding ABC transporter ATP-binding protein has product MSFEEITPRPPAALWARGIVRSYGDQQVLRGVDFAAASGESVALTGPSGSGKTTLLHVLSGIAVPDAGEVVLAAAGSAPVAVAKAGAEERARLRRGTFGMVFQSGQLLAELTAVENVALPLLLEGRPAREAQAAAAAMFAPLGLDGLQERRPGELSGGQQQRVAIARALVPRPTVLFADEPTGALDRRTGEQVMGLLLDAQRATGVTLVVVTHDPEIAARCDRVVTLRDGAVR; this is encoded by the coding sequence ATGAGCTTCGAGGAGATCACGCCCCGTCCGCCGGCCGCCCTGTGGGCCCGCGGCATCGTTCGTTCGTACGGCGACCAGCAGGTGCTGCGCGGCGTCGACTTCGCCGCCGCGTCGGGGGAGTCGGTCGCGTTGACCGGTCCGTCCGGGTCGGGCAAGACGACGCTGCTGCACGTCCTGTCCGGGATCGCGGTGCCGGACGCGGGCGAGGTCGTCCTCGCCGCTGCGGGCAGTGCCCCGGTCGCGGTCGCCAAGGCGGGCGCGGAGGAGCGGGCCCGGCTGCGGCGGGGCACGTTCGGGATGGTGTTCCAGTCCGGGCAGCTGCTCGCCGAGCTGACCGCGGTCGAGAACGTCGCGCTGCCGCTGCTCCTCGAGGGGCGTCCTGCCCGCGAGGCGCAGGCCGCGGCGGCTGCGATGTTCGCGCCGCTCGGTCTCGACGGCCTGCAGGAGCGGCGGCCTGGTGAGCTCTCCGGCGGCCAGCAGCAGCGGGTGGCCATCGCTCGCGCGCTGGTGCCGCGGCCGACCGTGCTGTTCGCGGACGAGCCGACCGGGGCGCTGGACCGTCGTACGGGGGAGCAGGTGATGGGGCTGCTGCTCGACGCGCAGCGCGCCACCGGCGTCACGCTCGTCGTGGTCACCCACGACCCCGAGATCGCCGCCCGCTGCGACCGCGTCGTGACGCTCCGTGACGGAGCCGTCCGATGA
- a CDS encoding GNAT family N-acetyltransferase, with product MTVTIRPVVPAEDAALLHAWVSAPRAAFWGMADHAVEDVAHVYTYIAEQPHLAAYLLVLDDHPVGLLQTYDPAVDEIGEWYERRPGDVGVHLLLADDHHRAGRTPEVLAAGMDFVAHLPGCRRIVFEPDARNTASVGLMERLGAERGPLVDLRTSISEKPAQFFFLDRERALDLARGLRTATT from the coding sequence GTGACCGTCACGATCCGCCCCGTCGTACCGGCCGAGGACGCGGCGCTGCTGCACGCCTGGGTGAGCGCCCCACGGGCCGCGTTCTGGGGCATGGCCGACCACGCGGTCGAGGACGTGGCGCACGTCTACACCTACATCGCCGAGCAGCCGCACCTCGCGGCGTACCTGCTCGTGCTCGACGACCACCCCGTCGGCCTGCTCCAGACCTACGACCCGGCGGTCGACGAGATCGGCGAGTGGTACGAGCGCCGCCCCGGCGACGTCGGCGTCCACCTGCTCCTCGCCGACGACCACCACCGGGCAGGCCGCACGCCCGAGGTGCTCGCGGCCGGCATGGACTTCGTCGCGCACCTGCCCGGCTGCCGCCGGATCGTCTTCGAGCCCGACGCCCGCAACACCGCCTCCGTCGGGCTCATGGAGCGGCTCGGCGCGGAGCGGGGGCCGCTCGTGGACCTGCGGACGAGCATCTCGGAGAAGCCCGCGCAGTTCTTCTTCCTCGACCGGGAGCGGGCGCTCGACCTCGCCCGGGGGCTCCGCACCGCCACGACCTAG